The Rhododendron vialii isolate Sample 1 chromosome 8a, ASM3025357v1 genome has a window encoding:
- the LOC131336225 gene encoding protein KINESIN LIGHT CHAIN-RELATED 3-like: MPGVVVDEIVEDGVVNENGSSSPLKENSVENNSPKNVPMPQGPPLEAPVDGAVVEPSIEQLYDNVCEMQSSDQSPSRASFGSEGEESRIDSELRHLVGGEMREVEIMEEEVDMEKRGDECHSDSGSKKEISLSTGKKSPSSVKSKKASQLELESESSSKSNLKSKSPQQKPPADKNSRKPKAGGISTKKPRNLPAGAVKLQNGTEDSSESGLDNPDLGPFLLKQARDLISSGDNPQKALELALRAAKSFEICANGKPSLDLVMSLHVTSAIYCNLGRYTEAIPVLEHSIEIPVLAEGQDHALAKFAGHMQLGDTYAMLGRLQNSIESYMTGLEIQRQILGETDPRVGETCRYLAEAQVQALQFDEAKKYCQMALNIHKENGSPASLEEAADRRLMGLICETKGDHEAALEHLVLASMAMVANGQETEVASVDCSIGDTYLSLTRYDEAVFAYQKALTIFKSSKGENHPAVASVFVRLADLYNRTGKLRESKSYCENALHIYEKPVPGIPPEEIASGLTDVSAIYESMNEIDQALKLLQKALKIYNDAPGQQSTIAGIEAQMGVMYYMLGNYSESYSYFKDAVSKLRASGEKKSAFFGIALNQMGLACVQRYEINEAAELFEEARSILESECGPYHPDTLGVYSNLAGTYDAVGRLDDAIEILEHVVGMREEKLGTANPDVDDEKKRLAELLKDAGRVRSRKATSLENLLDANPHTVNKDGIKV; this comes from the exons CCACTTGAAGCCCCTGTTGATGGAGCAGTGGTGGAACCATCAATTGAGCAGCTTTATGATAATGTATGTGAGATGCAGAGTTCTGATCAGTCACCCTCTAGGGCTAGCTTCGGATCCGAAGGCGAAGAGTCGAGAATTGATTCGGAGTTGCGCCATCTCGTCGGTGGAGAGATGAGGGAAGTGGAAATAATGGAAGAGGAAGTAGATATGGAGAAGAGGGGAGATGAGTGCCATAGCGATTCAGGTTCTAAGAAGGAAATAAGTTTGTCTACTGGTAAGAAATCCCCTTCTTCAGTAAAATCAAAGAAAGCTTCTCAGTTGGAGTTGGAATCAGAATCCTCCTCCAAATCAAATCTCAAGAGCAAAAGTCCTCAACAGAAGCCTCCTGCGGATAAGAACTCGAGAAAACCAAAAGCAGGAGGAATCTCGACTAAGAAACCAAGGAATTTGCCAGCGGGAGCGGTGAAATTGCAGAATGGGACTGAGGACTCATCTGAATCCGGGTTAGATAACCCAGATCTTGGACCATTTCTGCTTAAACAGGCAAGGGATTTGATTTCTTCTGGGGATAATCCCCAAAAAGCCCTCGAATTAGCCCTTCGAGCGGCAAAGTCCTTTGAGATATGTGCAAATGGGAAGCCCAGTTTAGATTTGGTCATGTCATTACATGTCACTTCTGCAATATACTGTAACTTAGGCCGCTATACTGAGGCGATTCCAGTTCTTGAGCACTCAATTGAGATTCCAGTTCTTGCGGAAGGTCAAGACCATGCCCTTGCTAAATTTGCTGGTCATATGCAGTTGGGCGATACATACGCAATGCTAGGCCGACTTCAGAACTCTATAGAATCCTACATGACAGGTTTGGAAATACAGAGGCAAATCTTGGGTGAAACTGATCCAAGAGTGGGTGAGACTTGTCGATATTTGGCTGAAGctcaagttcaagcattgcaaTTCGATGAGGCAAAGAAATACTGTCAAATGGCACTTAACATCCATAAAGAGAATGGTTCACCCGCTTCACTTGAAGAGGCGGCAGATAGGCGGCTCATGGGTCTGATATGCGAAACGAAAGGAGATCATGAGGCGGCTCTTGAGCATCTTGTTTTGGCTAGTATGGCCATGGTGGCAAATGGGCAGGAAACGGAGGTGGCATCAGTGGATTGCAGCATTGGAGACACATATTTATCCTTAACTAGGTATGATGAGGCGGTTTTCGCATATCAGAAGGCACTAACAATTTTCAAGTCTTCCAAAGGGGAAAATCACCCGGCAGTTGCTTCTGTTTTTGTCCGTCTGGCTGACTTGTATAATAGAACTGGCAAATTGAGAGAGTCAAAATCCTATTGTGAGAACGCCCTTCATATTTACGAAAAACCCGTTCCTGGGATTCCTCCAGAAGAGATTGCCAGTGGTCTAACCGATGTTTCTGCTATATATGAGTCGATGAATGAGATTGACCAGGCACTCAAGTTGTTGCAAAAGGCTTTGAAGATATATAATGATGCGCCTGGTCAGCAAAGCACGATTGCTGGAATCGAGGCACAGATGGGAGTCATGTACTACATGTTGGGAAACTACTCTGAGTCATATTCCTATTTTAAGGATGCTGTGTCGAAGCTTCGGGCGAGTGGCGAGAAGAAATCTGCCTTCTTTGGGATTGCTCTTAACCAGATGGGGCTTGCTTGTGTGCAGCGGTATGAGATAAATGAGGCTGCGGAATTGTTTGAAGAAGCTAGGAGTATACTGGAATCGGAATGTGGACCCTATCACCCTGACACGCTTGGGGTATATAGCAATCTTGCGGGCACATATGATGCCGTTGGGAG GTTGGATGATGCAATTGAGATACTGGAACATGTGGTTGGGATGAGAGAGGAAAAGCTTGGAACAGCAAATCCTGATGTAGATGATGAAAAGAAGAGGTTGGCCGAGTTATTAAAAGATGCAGGCAGGGTCCGCAGCCGGAAAGCCACATCACTTGAGAACCTCCTTGATGCCAACCCTCATACTGTAAACAAGGATGGCATTAAGGTATGA